One genomic region from Candidatus Binatia bacterium encodes:
- a CDS encoding sigma-54 dependent transcriptional regulator, translating into MSGNILVAEDQDAARVSLCELLREEGYQVHEAADGASAVRLIDQLDLDLVLTDLRIPGPDGLQVLKHIREVSPQTLAILMTAYASVDTAVEALHLGAQDYIIKPLIFADVLGKVRRLMEHRSLAWEIQILRREAYKHSAPDRPVGRSPAMQAILALVEKVAATPSTVLITGESGSGKEVIARSIHLQSERKGNVFLPVNCSAIPETLLESQLFGYVKGAFTGAAASQEGLFQRARGGTIFLDEIGEMPLSLQPKLLRVIEEKKVLPVGSTNPIQVDVRIIASTNRDLKTEVEEERFRGDLFYRLNVIGIHIPPLRERREDIPLLVEYLVRRHNLEMKKSYKGVDNPTMRLLISLPWKGNVRELDNVLERAMILGSGEWIVPADLPAGDVPQGDLSSDGTLDAVLRGCERVQIERSLEEAGGDKRRASEHLGLSLSTLYRKMEKLGIDTK; encoded by the coding sequence ATGTCGGGAAATATTTTAGTCGCCGAAGACCAGGACGCCGCGCGCGTGAGTCTCTGCGAGCTGCTCCGCGAAGAGGGATACCAGGTCCATGAAGCCGCCGACGGCGCGTCGGCGGTCCGTCTTATCGATCAACTGGATCTGGATCTCGTGCTGACCGATCTGAGAATCCCCGGACCGGACGGGCTTCAGGTGCTAAAGCACATCCGGGAAGTATCGCCGCAGACCCTGGCGATTCTGATGACGGCCTACGCCTCCGTCGACACCGCCGTCGAGGCGCTTCACCTCGGCGCCCAGGACTACATTATCAAGCCGCTCATCTTCGCGGACGTGCTCGGCAAGGTTCGCCGTCTCATGGAACACAGGAGCCTGGCGTGGGAAATCCAGATACTCAGGCGCGAAGCCTACAAGCATTCCGCGCCCGACCGGCCGGTGGGGCGCAGCCCAGCGATGCAGGCGATTCTGGCGCTGGTCGAGAAAGTCGCCGCGACCCCTTCCACCGTGCTCATCACCGGGGAAAGCGGCTCGGGGAAAGAAGTCATCGCCCGCTCGATTCACCTGCAGAGCGAGCGCAAGGGCAACGTTTTTCTCCCGGTCAATTGCAGCGCGATTCCGGAAACTCTCTTGGAAAGCCAGCTCTTCGGCTACGTCAAAGGCGCCTTCACGGGAGCGGCGGCTTCGCAGGAAGGGTTGTTTCAAAGGGCGCGCGGCGGCACGATCTTTCTCGACGAGATCGGCGAGATGCCGCTCAGCCTGCAGCCGAAGCTCCTAAGAGTCATCGAAGAGAAAAAAGTCCTGCCTGTGGGCTCTACCAACCCCATCCAGGTGGACGTGCGCATTATCGCCTCGACCAACCGCGATCTCAAAACGGAAGTCGAGGAGGAACGCTTTCGCGGCGACCTCTTCTACCGCCTGAACGTCATCGGCATCCACATCCCGCCTCTGCGCGAGCGGCGCGAGGACATTCCCCTGCTGGTGGAATATCTCGTCCGGCGCCATAACCTGGAGATGAAAAAGAGCTACAAAGGAGTGGACAACCCCACCATGCGGCTTCTGATATCGCTCCCCTGGAAAGGCAACGTCCGCGAGCTCGATAACGTTCTGGAACGCGCGATGATCCTCGGCAGCGGCGAATGGATCGTTCCCGCCGATCTGCCCGCGGGCGACGTGCCGCAGGGCGATTTAAGTTCGGACGGCACGCTGGACGCGGTGCTGAGGGGATGCGAGAGAGTGCAGATCGAAAGATCTCTCGAAGAGGCCGGGGGTGACAAACGGCGCGCCTCAGAGCATCTGGGGCTCAGTCTCTCGACGCTCTATCGAAAAATGGAGAAGCTCGGAATCGACACGAAGTAA
- a CDS encoding universal stress protein → MAAKTYLVPVDFSKGSGAALNYAIRLARQNKAKLLLLHVVSTALAFPLEFGFGDVLDALEKNARASLAKLVRRKRLKPRQCRTLLTTGLNPADVIAAVARKSHAAMIIMGSHGKTGLQRFILGSVAERSLRYARCPVLIVKK, encoded by the coding sequence ATGGCGGCAAAAACGTACCTCGTTCCCGTAGATTTTTCCAAGGGGTCGGGAGCCGCTCTCAATTATGCGATCCGGCTCGCGCGGCAAAACAAGGCCAAGCTGCTCCTTCTCCACGTGGTCTCCACCGCCCTCGCGTTCCCATTGGAGTTCGGCTTCGGCGACGTGTTGGACGCGTTGGAAAAAAACGCGCGCGCGAGTTTGGCCAAGCTCGTTCGGCGGAAGCGTCTCAAACCGCGGCAGTGCCGGACTCTCCTGACCACGGGCCTCAACCCGGCGGACGTGATCGCCGCCGTGGCGAGGAAGTCTCACGCCGCAATGATCATCATGGGAAGTCACGGAAAAACGGGACTCCAGCGGTTCATACTCGGCAGCGTGGCGGAGAGATCGCTCAGGTACGCGCGCTGCCCGGTCTTAATCGTGAAGAAATAA
- a CDS encoding BCAM0308 family protein codes for MNSGTRRYNTGYKKNGNVARDIYLPRRAPKGLLSCRGCGCIYFRGRWTLEPSREILKRVELRDGVRPTYCPACQKMRDRYWQGVVQISGIGAGEKREVLKLLRNEETRAREKNPLERIVRIVEKENGLRVETTTEKLAQRLGRSLGKARGGSVTYKWSHRNKFARVVWEKSREKQTAGG; via the coding sequence GTGAATTCAGGCACGAGGAGGTACAACACCGGTTATAAGAAAAACGGCAACGTCGCCCGCGATATTTATCTTCCGCGCCGCGCGCCCAAAGGGCTCTTGTCCTGCCGCGGCTGCGGGTGCATCTATTTCCGCGGCCGTTGGACGCTCGAGCCAAGCCGGGAAATTTTAAAGCGCGTCGAGCTTCGCGACGGGGTGAGGCCCACCTATTGTCCCGCGTGTCAGAAGATGCGGGACCGCTACTGGCAGGGCGTCGTCCAAATCTCCGGAATCGGCGCAGGCGAAAAACGCGAAGTCCTCAAGTTGCTGCGGAACGAGGAGACGAGAGCGCGAGAGAAAAACCCGTTGGAGAGAATCGTCCGGATCGTCGAGAAAGAAAACGGCTTGAGAGTCGAGACCACCACGGAGAAGCTCGCGCAGCGCCTGGGAAGGTCCTTGGGCAAGGCGAGAGGCGGAAGCGTCACCTACAAATGGTCGCATAGAAACAAATTTGCGCGGGTGGTATGGGAAAAGAGCCGCGAAAAACAAACAGCCGGCGGATAA
- a CDS encoding zf-TFIIB domain-containing protein — protein sequence MTMENEKDRFGETMRLVERAKEDIYFAEKDRELIEKLKASLQKMEKGANAAPLRCPKCGGALDTYRFMDFTMDRCSGCGGIWLDEGELQGILREVTRSPLSPLVERLISRGEAIR from the coding sequence ATGACGATGGAGAATGAGAAAGATCGGTTTGGCGAGACCATGCGGCTTGTCGAGCGGGCCAAGGAAGATATTTACTTCGCGGAAAAGGACCGCGAGCTGATCGAGAAGCTCAAGGCCAGTCTGCAAAAGATGGAAAAGGGCGCCAACGCCGCGCCGCTCCGCTGTCCGAAGTGCGGCGGTGCTCTGGATACGTATAGGTTTATGGATTTTACCATGGACCGCTGCTCGGGGTGTGGCGGGATCTGGTTGGACGAGGGTGAGTTGCAAGGCATTCTCAGGGAAGTGACGCGGAGCCCGCTGTCGCCGCTGGTCGAAAGGTTGATCAGCAGGGGGGAGGCGATCCGGTGA
- a CDS encoding TraR/DksA C4-type zinc finger protein: protein METTIAIRRHEERLLRRRQEIAAVLEHLRQESEEVTGNRHFDWVDQAWDDNAARTVDHLTELYRAELAGVERAIARIRNGTFGSCRACHRPIEPARLNSFPQTEFCRECREFRETFEAAA, encoded by the coding sequence ATGGAAACAACAATCGCGATCAGGAGACACGAAGAAAGGCTTCTCAGAAGAAGACAGGAGATCGCCGCGGTCCTCGAGCACCTCAGACAAGAGAGCGAGGAGGTTACTGGGAACCGCCACTTCGATTGGGTGGATCAAGCGTGGGACGATAATGCAGCGCGAACCGTCGATCACCTGACGGAGCTTTACCGAGCTGAACTTGCGGGCGTCGAGCGCGCGATCGCCCGTATACGAAACGGGACCTTCGGCTCGTGCCGCGCTTGCCATCGGCCGATCGAACCGGCGCGCCTGAACTCTTTCCCCCAGACCGAGTTTTGCCGGGAATGCCGCGAGTTCAGAGAGACCTTCGAAGCGGCGGCATAA
- a CDS encoding CBS and ACT domain-containing protein: MIVGKHMTENPVVIGPDDFLSTVQEKMKTGGFRRVPVVHNDRLIGIVTDRDLRQYMGLLEKIKVNAVMTVILATVSPRDTIEKAAQLILKRKIGGLPVVEEHKLVGVITTSDLLQTFLDVMGASEEGTSRIDFLTGGEEPTLAEASKVLQEEGAEILSLGTHREKWDGDSIFYLRLRSADPNRLAEILKRRGFTVLGVHA, encoded by the coding sequence GTGATCGTCGGCAAACACATGACCGAGAATCCGGTGGTGATCGGACCGGATGATTTCCTTTCCACCGTCCAGGAAAAGATGAAAACCGGAGGATTTCGGCGCGTCCCGGTGGTCCATAATGACAGGCTGATCGGCATCGTGACCGATCGCGACCTGCGTCAATATATGGGTCTACTGGAGAAGATCAAAGTAAATGCCGTGATGACCGTGATTCTGGCAACGGTCTCACCCAGGGATACCATTGAAAAAGCGGCCCAGCTGATTCTCAAGCGCAAGATCGGAGGCCTTCCCGTGGTTGAGGAGCACAAGCTCGTCGGCGTCATCACCACGAGCGATCTGCTCCAGACATTTTTGGACGTGATGGGAGCTTCCGAGGAAGGGACTTCGAGAATCGATTTTTTGACGGGCGGTGAGGAGCCCACCCTGGCGGAAGCGTCAAAAGTCCTCCAAGAGGAAGGAGCTGAGATCTTAAGTCTCGGGACGCATCGGGAGAAATGGGATGGGGACTCGATCTTCTATCTCCGCCTGCGGTCCGCCGATCCCAACCGTCTTGCCGAGATCCTGAAACGGAGAGGCTTTACCGTTCTCGGAGTCCACGCATGA
- a CDS encoding universal stress protein codes for MAQMKIRKILAPTDLSELSRAGLRYGLEVGKSEGAEVVVYNVAGPSEDWLYRHDEFYTADRLIEKHKKMLDGFLKITCADLLPQVSIRQDVGFGVSYKMIVKKAKEEKADLIVMSTHGWMGLLHALIGSVTEKVVRTASCPVLSIHPAYTSRTSGIAA; via the coding sequence ATGGCTCAAATGAAAATAAGAAAAATACTTGCTCCCACGGACCTATCCGAATTGTCTAGAGCAGGCCTGAGGTACGGTCTCGAGGTGGGCAAGTCCGAAGGAGCGGAGGTTGTTGTCTATAATGTCGCCGGACCTTCCGAGGACTGGCTGTACAGGCATGATGAGTTTTACACGGCTGATCGGCTCATCGAGAAGCACAAAAAAATGCTTGACGGATTCCTCAAGATTACCTGCGCGGATTTGCTCCCTCAAGTCTCCATTCGGCAGGATGTGGGCTTCGGAGTTTCTTATAAAATGATCGTCAAAAAGGCTAAGGAGGAAAAAGCCGATCTCATCGTCATGTCCACGCACGGTTGGATGGGTTTGCTACACGCGCTGATTGGAAGCGTCACGGAAAAGGTCGTCAGAACGGCTTCCTGTCCCGTGCTATCAATCCATCCGGCGTACACATCCAGAACATCGGGGATCGCCGCCTGA
- a CDS encoding CBS domain-containing protein has product MSLREFCQRKVISISPESNILEACRLMETNNIGCLVVQERGKMCGILTDRDIALKVTGESRNPQKTKAREVMSHSPVRIPVEQSLQQLTNLMRVHRVRRVPIVNGMDEVLGIVTMDDIIALLSGEMSDLGRTVGEMLPTGTA; this is encoded by the coding sequence ATGTCGCTACGAGAATTTTGCCAACGCAAAGTCATCAGCATCTCTCCGGAAAGCAATATCTTGGAGGCCTGCCGTCTCATGGAAACGAACAACATCGGCTGCCTCGTCGTTCAGGAGCGCGGCAAGATGTGCGGCATTCTGACCGACCGCGATATTGCTTTGAAGGTGACGGGAGAGAGCAGGAATCCGCAGAAGACCAAGGCGCGGGAGGTCATGAGCCACAGCCCGGTCAGGATCCCGGTGGAGCAGAGCCTTCAACAGCTCACCAACCTTATGCGGGTTCACCGAGTCCGCCGCGTTCCCATCGTTAACGGCATGGATGAGGTGTTGGGGATCGTCACCATGGACGACATTATCGCGTTGTTGAGCGGCGAGATGTCGGATCTAGGCAGGACGGTCGGAGAAATGCTACCGACCGGGACCGCGTAG
- a CDS encoding phosphoribosyltransferase family protein, protein MLFKNREHAAHLLAQRLTSYRGKNPLVLAIPRGAVPMAKIIAEALGGELDVVLVHKLGAPGQPELAIGSVDESSEVYLSERLPELGIGTDYIAAEARRQFERLQKRRSMYTLRPAIDPSGRIVIVVDDGIATGATMIAALRSIRTKKPERLIAATAVAPPRTLRRMTAESDEVVCLQRPAEFSAVGEFFKDFSQVTDEEVVEILSRSHLNRTAEG, encoded by the coding sequence ATGTTATTCAAAAACCGCGAGCACGCCGCCCATCTGTTGGCGCAAAGGCTGACTTCCTACAGAGGCAAGAATCCCTTGGTTCTGGCCATCCCGCGCGGCGCCGTTCCCATGGCCAAGATCATCGCCGAGGCGCTCGGCGGAGAATTGGACGTCGTCTTGGTGCACAAACTCGGCGCGCCCGGCCAACCGGAGCTCGCCATAGGGTCTGTGGACGAATCCAGCGAGGTTTATCTATCCGAACGCCTTCCTGAGCTGGGAATCGGCACGGACTACATCGCTGCGGAGGCGCGAAGGCAATTCGAACGACTGCAAAAACGCCGCTCCATGTATACTCTGCGGCCGGCGATTGATCCATCGGGACGAATCGTCATCGTCGTGGACGACGGCATCGCCACGGGCGCGACGATGATCGCCGCGCTGCGCAGCATCCGGACGAAGAAACCGGAGCGGCTGATCGCGGCGACGGCTGTCGCACCGCCGCGAACGCTCCGCCGGATGACTGCGGAGTCGGACGAGGTGGTTTGCTTGCAGCGCCCGGCGGAATTTTCGGCGGTCGGTGAGTTTTTCAAAGACTTCTCTCAGGTGACCGACGAAGAGGTTGTGGAAATCCTCAGCAGAAGCCATTTGAACCGGACGGCCGAAGGCTGA
- a CDS encoding CBS domain-containing protein — MSLSPITIGPNAPLADAIRLFVKHNIRELPVLERGKLIGIVTDRDIRQVSPSYPLFRDEQEIRDHLQNMQVSCAMSPDPLVVSPATGLIEAANLMIQYRIGSLPVVEEGKLIGIISVTDLLQLFVEQHDGGSSGKSFGRRDNHGRSGKA; from the coding sequence ATGAGCTTGTCGCCCATCACGATCGGCCCGAATGCGCCGCTCGCCGACGCGATCCGTCTTTTTGTCAAACATAATATCCGGGAGCTGCCCGTGCTCGAGCGCGGCAAGCTCATCGGGATCGTCACCGATCGCGACATCCGCCAGGTTTCTCCTTCCTATCCGCTGTTCCGTGACGAGCAGGAAATCCGCGATCACCTGCAGAACATGCAAGTCTCCTGCGCGATGAGCCCCGATCCGCTCGTGGTCTCGCCGGCGACCGGATTGATCGAAGCGGCGAATCTGATGATTCAATACCGGATCGGTTCTTTGCCCGTGGTGGAGGAGGGAAAACTCATAGGAATTATCAGCGTCACGGACCTGCTCCAATTGTTCGTCGAGCAACACGACGGCGGGTCGAGCGGCAAATCTTTTGGACGCCGCGACAACCACGGCCGATCCGGCAAGGCCTAG
- a CDS encoding HPF/RaiA family ribosome-associated protein produces the protein MTFRNMPPSEAIETNIREKAAKLDDFYEKIMGCRVLVEAPHRHHRKGKLYHVRIDLTLPGGEIVIDREPSLHASHKDIYVAIRDAFDAARRKLQDFARRRRGVMKVHEPMPLGRVAKIFSDKGFGFLETADGREIYFHGNSVLEPGFARLQVGTEVTFAEEQDANGPQASTVKFSSRH, from the coding sequence GTGACGTTTCGCAACATGCCTCCTTCCGAGGCGATCGAGACCAACATTCGCGAGAAAGCGGCCAAGCTCGACGATTTTTATGAAAAAATCATGGGGTGTAGAGTCCTGGTCGAAGCGCCGCACCGGCACCACCGTAAAGGCAAGCTTTACCACGTGCGCATCGACCTGACGCTCCCCGGCGGCGAGATCGTGATCGATCGAGAGCCGAGCCTGCACGCCTCGCACAAAGACATCTATGTTGCCATCCGCGACGCCTTTGATGCCGCTCGTCGCAAGCTCCAGGACTTCGCCCGGCGCCGCCGCGGGGTTATGAAAGTCCATGAGCCGATGCCTCTGGGGCGCGTCGCAAAAATCTTCTCAGATAAGGGTTTCGGGTTTCTCGAGACCGCCGATGGCAGGGAAATATACTTCCACGGCAACAGCGTGCTTGAGCCGGGGTTCGCCCGGCTGCAAGTAGGCACTGAGGTCACCTTCGCCGAAGAGCAGGACGCCAACGGACCCCAAGCCAGCACGGTGAAATTTTCATCACGCCACTAA
- a CDS encoding universal stress protein, translating into MSKIKNILALTDLSKFSEEGVRYALNLARTLGAEVTVYHVVNCSDLAEPFRLSAESGWIDITSPQYERLRKKSQLDLARFLNQHFSDLVPWVRIRERVEIGVPEKNIVEWVKREGADLVVISTDAPSDLSRRFFDSLAAKIVVNIPCPVLCLHPAEENGLQKIAAAG; encoded by the coding sequence ATGAGCAAGATCAAAAATATCCTCGCGTTGACGGATCTGTCTAAATTCTCTGAGGAAGGGGTGCGCTATGCGCTGAACTTGGCCCGGACTCTGGGCGCGGAAGTCACCGTCTACCACGTGGTGAATTGCAGCGATCTGGCGGAGCCGTTTCGCTTATCTGCCGAGAGCGGTTGGATCGACATCACGTCGCCGCAGTATGAGCGGCTGCGGAAGAAAAGCCAGCTCGATCTCGCCCGATTCCTCAATCAACACTTTTCGGATCTCGTTCCCTGGGTGAGGATCCGGGAGAGAGTGGAGATCGGCGTGCCGGAAAAAAACATCGTCGAATGGGTGAAAAGAGAAGGCGCGGACCTGGTGGTGATCTCGACCGATGCGCCGAGTGATTTATCCAGGCGGTTTTTCGACAGCCTGGCGGCCAAGATCGTAGTCAATATTCCTTGCCCGGTTCTTTGTCTTCATCCGGCAGAAGAAAACGGGCTCCAAAAGATCGCCGCGGCAGGTTAG
- a CDS encoding YbaK/EbsC family protein, with protein MPILGKLKKTLDEAKISYEIYNHRLSFTAQETAQSLRHSGKKMAKVVILKANGSYAMAVVPGNRMVSLRKARLALAARDVSVAGEKEFDALFPGCEIGAMPPFGNLFGLPVYVDPALETEEEIFFNAGNHQQTVRMSYGDFRKLVNPMIISLTESRYRKAA; from the coding sequence ATGCCGATACTAGGTAAACTGAAGAAAACTTTGGACGAAGCAAAGATCTCTTACGAGATCTACAACCATCGCCTGTCCTTCACCGCTCAGGAAACCGCCCAAAGCCTGCGCCACTCAGGAAAGAAAATGGCCAAGGTGGTTATCCTCAAGGCCAACGGCTCTTACGCGATGGCCGTCGTGCCGGGAAACCGAATGGTCAGCTTGAGAAAGGCGCGGCTTGCGCTGGCGGCGAGAGACGTCTCGGTAGCCGGCGAAAAGGAATTCGACGCGCTCTTTCCCGGCTGCGAGATCGGCGCGATGCCGCCGTTCGGCAACCTTTTCGGCCTGCCGGTCTATGTCGATCCCGCGCTCGAGACAGAGGAGGAAATCTTCTTCAACGCGGGGAACCACCAGCAAACCGTGAGGATGAGCTACGGGGATTTTAGGAAGCTCGTCAATCCCATGATTATCTCGTTGACCGAAAGCAGATATCGCAAGGCCGCCTGA
- a CDS encoding sugar phosphate nucleotidyltransferase: MDTSEVRLPERCGIVLAAGEGKRLQSFIHRIRGDRLPKQYLNIIGRRSMLEHTLARAERVIDPRRVYTVVGQDHLRYPEVRRQLSAREYRNVIVQPENKETAPGLLLPLAHVYARHPNATVVVFPSDHFIVEEELFMAHVDLACRLVERCPDFLVLLGIKPDSPETDYGYILPGSELKPLAPLAVRPVLGFHEKPDLDGARELLAAGGLWNTMVMVCRAKTLIELVRSVSPRLHSFFQRIRRAIGTSSEREAVAKTYRSIESVNFSTGLLEVFARKHASRLLVLPVRGVTWSDWGSEPRLLGALKKFEAGVRVNGLEQEAGDLSRLPAALRLGSVV; the protein is encoded by the coding sequence ATGGATACAAGCGAAGTCCGCTTGCCGGAGCGGTGTGGAATTGTTTTAGCGGCCGGGGAAGGAAAGCGGCTTCAGTCTTTCATCCATCGAATTCGTGGGGATCGGCTGCCGAAGCAATATCTGAATATCATCGGCCGCCGCTCCATGCTCGAGCACACCCTGGCGCGGGCGGAGAGAGTTATCGATCCGCGGCGTGTTTATACGGTCGTCGGTCAGGATCACCTGCGTTATCCTGAAGTGCGCCGCCAACTCTCCGCCCGCGAATACCGTAACGTCATCGTCCAGCCCGAGAATAAAGAAACCGCTCCGGGACTCTTGCTTCCCCTGGCCCACGTTTACGCCCGCCATCCCAACGCCACCGTCGTGGTCTTTCCGTCGGACCATTTCATCGTCGAGGAAGAACTCTTCATGGCGCATGTCGATCTGGCGTGCCGGTTGGTCGAGCGCTGCCCCGACTTTTTGGTGCTGCTGGGCATCAAGCCCGACAGTCCTGAGACGGATTACGGCTATATCCTGCCGGGAAGCGAGCTGAAGCCTCTGGCGCCACTGGCCGTGCGTCCGGTCCTAGGCTTTCACGAAAAGCCGGATCTCGACGGAGCACGCGAATTGCTCGCCGCCGGCGGGTTGTGGAACACGATGGTGATGGTTTGCAGGGCAAAAACACTCATAGAACTTGTCCGCAGCGTATCGCCGCGGCTGCACAGCTTTTTTCAGCGCATCCGTAGGGCGATCGGGACAAGCAGCGAGCGGGAGGCGGTCGCAAAAACCTACCGGTCGATCGAGTCGGTGAATTTCTCGACCGGACTTCTGGAGGTCTTTGCGCGAAAGCACGCCTCCCGCCTGCTGGTTCTTCCGGTGCGCGGCGTGACCTGGAGCGACTGGGGATCGGAGCCTCGGCTCCTCGGCGCGCTTAAAAAATTCGAAGCGGGCGTCCGGGTAAATGGATTGGAGCAGGAAGCAGGCGATTTGTCGCGACTGCCAGCCGCCTTAAGGCTGGGCTCGGTCGTTTGA
- a CDS encoding Phenylacetic acid catabolic protein → MQSKRVETFDDWKDLFHVWQKDIDYDTKLFASVLHGYEFGEKFALAIPAEIGFGEFAGGRRWQDTSEIPRSEIKDLLLRLIAVQGDTEFASVEQQRRLLSSAPSEKDLRAIVRINAEEMRHGWQMSHLLVRYFGDDGKAEARKLLERRSDKKERLLGAFNEPVEDWLDFFTFTAFVDRDGMYQLKMLSHSGFGPLAGSMGPMLNEESFHLLTGLTGLQRILRADKVPVAIVQKVLNRWLPVCFDLFGYERSKGAGNAYLWGLKGRFDEGKAGPVTDREALNEAARALYYKEVQNLVALLNKEIADGLPELYVPDLKFRRGIGENKDKRFSVKGELLDEAGYAHHLGEVLPSQSDRLQIQKITQAAGWIAAN, encoded by the coding sequence ATGCAGAGCAAAAGAGTCGAGACGTTCGACGACTGGAAAGATCTCTTTCACGTCTGGCAGAAGGACATCGACTACGACACCAAGCTCTTTGCCTCCGTTCTGCACGGCTACGAATTCGGCGAAAAATTCGCCCTCGCCATTCCCGCGGAGATCGGTTTCGGCGAGTTCGCCGGCGGGCGCAGGTGGCAGGACACGAGCGAAATCCCCCGCTCGGAGATCAAGGACCTGCTCCTGCGGCTGATCGCGGTCCAGGGCGACACGGAGTTTGCCTCCGTCGAGCAGCAGAGGAGACTTCTGTCCTCCGCGCCCTCGGAAAAAGACCTGCGCGCGATCGTGCGCATCAACGCCGAGGAGATGCGCCACGGCTGGCAGATGAGCCATCTTCTGGTGCGCTACTTCGGCGACGACGGCAAAGCCGAGGCGCGGAAACTCCTCGAAAGACGCTCCGACAAGAAGGAGCGGCTGCTCGGCGCGTTCAACGAGCCGGTGGAGGACTGGCTCGATTTCTTCACCTTCACCGCGTTTGTCGATCGCGACGGCATGTACCAGCTCAAGATGCTGAGCCACTCCGGCTTCGGCCCGCTCGCCGGCAGTATGGGGCCGATGTTGAACGAGGAGTCGTTTCACTTGCTCACCGGCCTCACCGGTCTCCAGAGAATCCTCCGCGCCGACAAAGTTCCGGTCGCGATCGTGCAGAAAGTTTTGAACCGCTGGCTTCCGGTCTGCTTCGATCTCTTCGGCTACGAGCGCTCCAAGGGCGCGGGCAACGCTTACCTCTGGGGCTTGAAAGGCCGGTTCGACGAAGGGAAGGCAGGCCCGGTTACAGACCGGGAAGCGCTGAACGAGGCCGCGCGGGCGCTTTATTACAAAGAAGTGCAGAACCTCGTGGCGTTGCTCAACAAGGAAATCGCCGACGGACTCCCCGAGTTGTACGTGCCGGACCTGAAATTCAGAAGAGGGATCGGGGAAAACAAAGACAAACGTTTCAGCGTAAAAGGAGAATTGCTGGACGAGGCAGGTTACGCCCATCATTTGGGCGAAGTCCTTCCTTCACAATCCGACCGGCTGCAGATTCAAAAGATTACCCAAGCGGCGGGATGGATCGCCGCCAACTAA